A stretch of Nitrospirae bacterium CG2_30_53_67 DNA encodes these proteins:
- a CDS encoding glycoside hydrolase family 15 — ETGGVVHYKGPRYFLANGHVMGSDGVTQYATGKKGMQGNEGTFKDAEDGQLSGNPIAQGSVDSVISLSLPLKELGTGKGYYWITAGKTLNDVRRLNALVKGKGAEVLIRRTADYWRIWLRKETPPMEQFPDKVRELYQRSLLVMATQIDSEGGILAANDSDITQFGRDTYSYIWPRDGALIANTLDLAGYPVPAQSFYEFIVRVIGHGGFLLHKYNPDGTPASSWHPWIVNGQRQLPIQEDETALVIWALWHHFVLYRDIEFIKPLYKPLIKNAADFMSQYRDEKTGLPAPSYDLWEERRGILSFTTGAVFGGLTAASLFCTVFGETEKAEKYRKAAAEIRDAASMYLWRSDLNRFCRMVYRNGNGDLEVDGTLDASLWGLFAFGLYSARDSRITSTMTALREKLWVKTDVGGMARYEGDDYHRVSKDLPGNPWFICTLWFADYLTETAQNEDEMKAAIEIINWVSEHALPSGVLAEQVHPYTGKPVSVSPLTWSHATFVTSIQRVMRHLARMKSCPECGMPMMSFLRREDWLEKLYAEACDSIHGICEV; from the coding sequence GAGACCGGCGGGGTGGTCCACTACAAAGGCCCTCGCTATTTTCTTGCCAACGGGCATGTCATGGGATCAGACGGGGTGACGCAGTACGCCACGGGCAAGAAAGGGATGCAGGGGAATGAAGGGACCTTCAAAGATGCCGAAGACGGGCAGCTCTCCGGGAATCCGATCGCCCAGGGCTCCGTGGATTCGGTCATTTCCTTGAGCCTTCCGCTAAAGGAACTGGGGACTGGAAAGGGATATTATTGGATCACTGCTGGCAAGACCTTGAATGACGTTCGGCGTTTGAATGCACTGGTCAAAGGAAAAGGCGCCGAGGTCCTGATTCGGCGGACCGCGGACTATTGGAGAATCTGGCTGCGCAAGGAGACGCCTCCCATGGAGCAGTTCCCGGACAAGGTGCGGGAACTTTACCAGCGCAGCCTCCTGGTCATGGCGACACAGATCGACTCCGAGGGGGGGATCCTCGCGGCCAATGACTCGGACATCACCCAATTCGGGCGGGACACCTACTCCTATATATGGCCGCGGGACGGGGCGCTTATCGCCAACACCCTGGATCTCGCCGGCTATCCTGTGCCGGCACAGAGTTTTTACGAATTTATCGTCCGGGTCATCGGGCATGGGGGATTTCTTCTGCATAAATACAATCCCGACGGCACTCCGGCCTCATCTTGGCATCCCTGGATCGTCAACGGGCAGCGCCAGCTCCCCATTCAGGAAGATGAGACGGCCCTGGTCATCTGGGCTCTCTGGCACCATTTTGTTCTCTACCGGGATATTGAGTTCATCAAGCCTCTGTACAAACCCCTGATCAAAAACGCGGCGGATTTCATGTCTCAGTACAGAGATGAGAAAACGGGCTTGCCCGCACCCTCCTATGATCTATGGGAGGAACGGCGCGGGATATTGAGTTTCACCACCGGCGCTGTTTTCGGAGGTCTGACTGCGGCCTCGCTCTTTTGCACGGTCTTCGGTGAGACAGAGAAGGCCGAGAAATACCGGAAGGCCGCTGCAGAGATCCGGGATGCGGCGTCCATGTACCTCTGGCGAAGCGACTTGAACCGCTTCTGCCGGATGGTCTACCGGAACGGCAACGGCGATCTCGAAGTGGATGGAACGCTGGACGCGAGCCTCTGGGGCCTCTTCGCCTTTGGACTCTATTCGGCCCGGGATTCCAGGATCACCTCCACGATGACGGCGTTGAGGGAAAAGCTGTGGGTGAAGACGGATGTCGGAGGCATGGCACGCTATGAGGGAGATGATTACCACCGCGTGAGCAAGGATCTGCCGGGCAACCCGTGGTTTATCTGCACGCTTTGGTTTGCGGATTACCTGACAGAGACGGCCCAAAATGAAGACGAGATGAAGGCCGCTATCGAGATCATCAACTGGGTCTCCGAACATGCCCTCCCTTCCGGTGTGCTGGCGGAACAGGTCCACCCCTATACAGGCAAACCCGTTTCAGTTTCACCGCTCACCTGGAGCCATGCCACCTTTGTCACTTCGATTCAGCGCGTGATGCGGCATCTGGCAAGGATGAAATCCTGTCCGGAATGCGGCATGCCGATGATGAGCTTCCTTCGAAGGGAAGACTGGCTGGAGAAATTATATGCCGAAGCGTGCGATTCGATCCACGGGATTTGTGAAGTGTAG
- a CDS encoding transporter, translating to MSNSVYKVVELVGTSDVSWEDAAKNVVEVAGKSLKNLRIAEIGKLDMKVEDGKVVAYRARVSLSFKYETGK from the coding sequence ATGAGCAACAGTGTCTACAAGGTGGTCGAACTGGTCGGCACAAGCGACGTGTCCTGGGAAGATGCCGCGAAGAATGTCGTAGAGGTAGCGGGCAAAAGCCTCAAGAATCTGAGGATCGCTGAAATCGGAAAGCTGGACATGAAGGTCGAGGACGGCAAGGTAGTCGCCTATCGGGCCAGGGTGAGCCTCTCCTTCAAATATGAGACGGGCAAATAG